The genomic region CAGTTTTCCTTTTGTCTCAAAAAACCTCTTCACATTCCCTTCTTCAGTGTACCCATGCAGCAGTATACTGTATGTTACAATATCACCCTCTACCTGTTTGAATATATTATCCGCTTCAGATGTCCTACCAACCTTACACAACCCATTAATGACTATATTATATGTAACAATACTTGGTTTAATGCCCTTCTTCTCCATTTCATCCAGTAGATGAAAGACGCAATCAAAATCTCCTTTCCTGCAAGCTCCCTCAAGCAAAGTTGCATACATGAACTCATCCACTTCAATCCCCATAGCTTCAACTTCCTTGAAAAATGTAAATGCCTCCTCCAATTTCCCTTTTTTGCAAAATCCTAACATGATTGCCGTATATGTAACCACATTGGGTACCACCCCATCTTTGAACATCTTCTTCAAAAACCCAACCGCCTTTTCCACTGTACCCTCCTTTGAAAATCCATCGATGAGAATAGTGTAGCTAACAGTATCCGGGTTTATTCCTCGTTCCACCATCTCTCTATGTTTTTTTAAAGCCTCCATTAAACACCCATTTCTAAAGTACCCACAAATCCAACAGCTATAAAGAATAACATCCAATGCCAGTCCTTCTTTTTCCATCATAGAAACCAAATCACAAGCCTCATTAAATCTACCCAACATATTAAAGGTGCTTAACAGAGCTGTATAAGCAACAACATTAGGCCTTAAAGCTCCTGACTTTATGgcatttttgaaaaatccaAGTGCAAGGTCAGGTTTCCCAATCTTACAAAAACCAGTAATCACTGAACTACaaacaaaattatcaaaagGGTATCTAACTTTGTCATCTATCATCAATTCTAACACCTCAATCGCTCCATTCTTATTTCCTTGAGATATAAAACTATGAATCAATGAACAAAATGTCAAAGAAGAAGGCAATGTACCATAATTCCCTAACCAATGCTTTAACAGCAAAAGACCCTTTTCTGGGTTGCTTTGGATGACACCAAATCCTTGAATTAGAGAATCCCAAAACCGGGTTTTGGGGAAATTTGAAGAGTTTGACAGCTGGGTAGTCATCAAATGCTCCGCTTCTTCAAATTTGTGCAATTTGAAGAGAGCCCAAGTGAGGATTGAGTGAGTTTGGGAGTTGGCTTTGATATTGTTTGACTCCAACTGAGAGAAGAGATGGATAATTGAGTTGAATCTTTGGGTGTGGGAGAGAAACAGAAGAAGTCGGTTAACGGACTTGAGAGTGGGAGTGAAGCCTCTTTTAAGTAGTGTTTGAAGAGGTGGAATTTTATGAAGGTtatcaaaagaagaagaaaatgaaggagAGAATTTTATGGGAAAAGGCATGGCTTTCGCTTTTTCCTAATGCATTTTCGAAGTTTGCATTGCTCGGTGGTGTGGAGCAATGGGCATGGGTGGTTCtgaaattttctttgttaCAGCCACTTTGGGAGGTTTActgtttatttattctttaagcAATGGGTATGAAAGGGTTAGGGGTCTTTTAGGATGATTAAGTATCCCTTCATTATCATTAATCTTAGGGACCAGTGAACTAATTTTTTACAAGATAAATTTCACCTGCACCCACTTCTTTCACATATAAAGCTTTACGTTTTACTATTCTCATAAGAGATAATAATGTTAAATTTTCCCTTCAATTTTCACGAAAATAACAATAAGacttttacattaaaaaacattatttCTTACCTCTGAATCGTAAACTTGGTTCACACAATTGAAGTTAGAAAAACTACAATTCATATAACCTTTCTTCCTACTTATTGCAGTAGTCTTAGAAAAGCTACAACAATCAATTAGTTAGGTCTTGAGCTTACTGATGGTATGCACTACATGTGTGGAGTACCTGCCTTTGCCGTCTTTGTCCTAAGTAGTACTATCTGTTTATATTCtaaatcaaatttcaaattttcatcatcaCACTTCTCTACCATCTCTCAGCCAAgctcttcaaattcttcacAGGCTTACCATTAAATCCTAAGTGTTAACAATGTCCTCTTATTGCtactcaaataaaaaaaaaaaaaaaagtcctCATATCCAATGTTGGCATTAGCCACAAGAACTTGAGACACCATAAGAAGCTGAATATTCATGTGCCAACCTCTTGCTTGTATGAGCCTTTACTGGAAAGGAGAAACAAGATTGATATACATGTGTGGAGATGAGCTGTGTGTTTATGAGAAATTGGATTAGTCTTTTTTTGTTGTAAGAGAACCTTCTTTTGTCATCTTCCTACAACTACAACccaatgatttttaattttttctcttcaattttgaGTTGATTCTCTCTCTAGAAGCAAATCTGGAAATCGTAGGTTCAAtctgttttctctctttttgaaCAAGAATTTGGAAAAGTTCAAATGCAAGAAATAAGGCTTTCAAACATAAAGGATTTTATTgtctttttaatgaaaatttaattgaaaatttaacacTATTACCTTGTGACCTCAAAGTGTTATATGGAAAATGTCATACTGCAAggaatttaagtggagtttatcttttttatatataagatTCAACTTTTGCAAATTTAAAgctaataatataaatatataaaaagagaaatgttatgaaatataacttgaaGGAATAACTATgagagaaaatatttaaagagAGTAAGAAGATGTTATTTGAATGTGATTTTACAAATgaagtaaatggcttatttaTAGGTTGATAACCCTTATTCTAGATAAAATTTATGAGATTAAAATAATGCTAAGGGATTTAATTTGGACATAATCAAatctatatatacataatcCAATATAAGATTTCAAATCAGACTAAACACCTATATCTAGCTTGTTGGGCTGTTTGGTCTATCTTGGTTGCCTTGCTTGCTCTGAACTCTTAGGGCATTTTATAATGGACATTCACATATTTTCATAACACTCCATTTGAATGCTCATTATACTAAGAATATACTCCATTAAAACCTTATTAGGATAAAACCTCATGAGAAAAAATccaagtgaaagaaaaaagaatataatcattttcaacaataCGTTTTTGAAATACTGtctcattaaaaaccttaccAAGAAAAAACTAACAGAAAAAACCTtgataaaggaaaagagtACAGTATGTATTTTGCTCCCCCTGATGATATCATTATTTAAGATCTTTAAACAACGCATTCCAATCGTTTATAAcaacttttcaaatgttgTAGTAGGAAGGGATTTGGTGAATAAAAATGCTAGATTGTCACTTGAATTAATTTATGGAACACTAATATCACCATTTCTTAGAGATTatgagtgaagaagaattttggcGAAATATGTTTTGTCCTATCACTTTTAATGTATTTTCCCTTTAACTGGGTTATGCAAGTTGTATTATCCTCATATCACATggttgaaatttcttttttggttgaCAAGCTACCCGTTTCTCGAATATGTTGAGTTATAAATCTTAACTAGGCACCTTTACGACTTAGCTCATGAATTGTTAAAATTTCTGCATAGTTATAAGAACTAGCAACTATAGTTTGTTTTACATAACACTATAAAATTGTTGTACCTCCATATATGAATAAGTAATCTGTCTAGGATCAAGCTTTATGTGGATTAGATAAATTTCCTACATCTGCATAgtcaattaaatttgattttgatgcaTTTGAGTAATATTAGCTCACATCCATTGTTCTTTggagatattaaaatatatgtttaattttattccaATGTCTTCGAATTGAAGAAGAACTATATCTTGCTAATAAATTTACAGCAATTGATATATCAGGTTGTGTATTACTAGCAAGATACATTAGTGCTTCGATTgtattaaaatatgatattttaagacCAAGAAGTTCTACATCATCCTCATGAGGTTGAAAAAGGTCCTTTTTAATATCAGTGACCTTACAATCGTTGGTGAACTCAATGGATATGCTTTGTCAATATAGAATCATTTCAGCACTTTTGCTATATAATTTAGTAGATGcacaaaaatttcatttgtcaAGTGCTCAATCTAAAgacccaaaaaaaattttgttttcttcaaagtctttcatctcaaattctttctttaagtaACTTATGACTTTGTATAACTTTCACAAGTTCCAATAATATTCAGGTTATCAACATAAATAGCAATTATGATAAATTTAggtcaaaatcattttataaaacacATGGGCATAtagtataatttttatagccttcttttaacaaatattcacTAATGCAATTATACCACATACATTTAGATTGCTTAATCcatatacatatttatttaatttgattgaataaattttttgagaattGTGTGCTTCAGGCATCTTAAATCATTCAAGATTTTTTATATAGATATCAATATCATGTGAGTTATATAAATAGGTTGTAGTTGCATTCATTGAATGCATTTCAATCTTTTCATGTATTGTCAAACTAATTAAATATAGAAATATAATTGCATCAATTACAAGAGAATATGTCtattcataatcaatacaaagTCTTTAGGTAAAACCTTGTGCGACAAGCCATACTTTATATCTAacaatctcatttttcttattttgtttaaacACAAATACCTATTCAGATCCTGCCAGttttgtcaagcccagctctataatatacttgccatgtcattcatgtacttgatagtatgtctgcatacttggatgtctcgaaaaattgttaaaagtcggtatcatacctagtggtacaattaagttgattaaagccttgaactagtccaaatagagattttaggatgtatttgagaattattgaaccttagaatgtcttaaaatggtgatttggagttcgaggattaatttggaatcTAATCGGGAATTTTCGtaatgtaggggcaaaatggtcattttgccaccccgatggcaaaaattggaatgttggacgaGATTTTTGACAAAGTTTGACTagttggaacataatttgaatttgagaaatgaaaaatttcaattccgagTATAAAGGCAAAACGGTTATTTCACGTGTCCACGAGGACATAATTggagtttttgaaattttacaccaccatgacacttgtcaagcccatgaagttcacctattatcatttttatatcttggataattaaggtattatatgtggtggtaagaaaatgcttaattgttaagttttaaccatggaccaatcaagtggtgacacatgtcaagtttttattgttttataatttcctttataaactcaacatTCACTCTCTCATTGCCGTCCAAGCCAAAGAACAAAGGgggaaagaataaaaaaactctaaggaggaaaaattcaagagaaattcattggattttcaaaaaatgaaGTAATCAGAGATAAGATTTCGCGatttagcttaagatctaccttacccatgctttctttgtcattttctatggttgaaactcaagttttcatgatggAAGCATGCTGGCCGAATCAAGGGGGgaaggttttgatgatggtttTTGATAGATTCCAAGCTATCTAGGTGTTTTTAGTGTTTTGTGATATTCggtatgaaaaacaagcaagaaaataacatgTTCTTTATTAAACCCTAATTGGCTAAATTCTATAGGGAATATTTTGAAGatgaattttgtcatatttcatgttatctagCTCGTATTTGATGATTTGTGATGTCGGATATCGAAAACAGTtatcgaaaagtatagttcctttagtaaacgacttaaacgataatgagaaaattatagtaaatggacttagAATTGATTTCTAATGCGGTATAcggacttattggagtatcgaaagtgcaatgaatctatttggagttgaattagatgttttggctaattaaacagtgtatagtgcgagttaggtcgaataccatTTCAGTCCAATAACAATTGAACCTACATAGAACACCatttttaagtgattattcgaacacttcttattcaatttcatacattcataaagagcctgaaatagttttataatagtttggcATAACtatattgaattacttgttatgcattatgtataggtggtgagccttCTAGTAAGGGTAAGAATATCGTACCCGAAGACTAGgaataggagtactcccgTTATAGTGAGTAACAAactttcatcttaactatctaaaattgtttctactcgtttttatgttttaaagaataatgagtttaaattgtaaattattatgttttaaaattgaagtgttggttaaacgaaatgagatttataccttgttttgaaatcgaatactggttttggaaattgagtaagtagAGACTATATACTCATGTttgatatatggtttgaattgatggcttatgacaatgtgatggcatgaatggctagatttgtgtttgtgtggaatatatgaattgttttgttttaccatgacaggctgggtaatatcatattagccatgCCATGCtgctgaaatttttattgatttggtggggtaagtgattagcttactgtagtgggcgggttttcgtggaccagcctattagaggggcacggtaaaccccgttatattttaccttagtaggAGAGGCgcagagggtatctcctaaggtagtttagagttcacttaacgttgaaccaccacgtgagggtgaaactcagccaacaccaaAGAACGACTAcgtttttaaatgtaaaaataaatttttttgtgtatatattaatttaacagccttggcggactcaatTGGATACTCGGCataaggtgtcaccgagtacgagttttggcacgagccaagttttaagagagtcataagccttactgattattttttatgaaatgtaattgttttatatggttgaaatgagttttaatattatgaatcatattatgaagagatgttttaattgtctccatttacttggctttagatgttatagatgaactctgcttactcactgggtttataaaaactcactcctttcttttcacccatttcaggttcagagCAGTCTGTAGACAGTCGATTTTAtcgagggtttgcttttggatttgcaccCTTAGAAATCGTAGGTCTATAGtcctatttatttttgttattttggggctcacatgtcattgtaaaatatttttgtataccctGGCGCTGTGTGCtattatgtatatgaatttattttgttattaaactACAGTAATTGTTTAcgtagaattttataaatattgttttatataaaaatggaatattttatccaatatttttatctaGTTCTATTAGTTATAAATTCACTTTAAATAGATGATTTAGACacatagatttatttttttatatgaaatgtatattCTTCATTCATATGCTATATTTTTAgtaggtttcaaaattttcagataaaaataaccaaaatacccatgtgcggtaaaaattactttttgattgtctttgatttgaaaatactctatattcctttaaaacatgatatttagtaactgttgctctttgaaaatatgatatttgaaaatacaaggaggaaaagaataaaaatgattaaaaaaaaagagtgaaaGCAGAAAAGAGTTGAAGCTCAAACATAGCTCACAAGCTTTTTAGAAGAATATGAGTGGCTTGCTCTAGCTtggttttctctctttttcttcttgttcttcatttcatttgattttttatcaaatgatCTTTTTCTCAACTCTATTATGGCCCAATATGTGTTGGAGAAgtcccttttatacttgaaaaaagTTTATAGCTGTTGGAGATGACTTGATGGAAAAACTAgctatttttcttgtctttttcaTGTCTAAAGGCTACTAAAAGTCGACTGTTTCTTTTCgagaattgatttttctttgatcttgagctttttgtttctttgagaATCAATTCTTCATTCTTAAGGTGCTGATTCTTCTTGTTTGAGAATCGATTCTTGCTTTTCCAGATGTTGATTCTTCTTGTCTCACTTAAAGCTTgtacttttatgtttttcttaagAATCAACACTTGCTTCACTATGTGTTGATCTTTTTTATAGTCAagcaacaaaattttaatttgaatttggttTTTGGCGTTCCATTCTTATCCTTTCATCcatccctttctttttctccaagTTTCTTACTTTTCTCTTTGGAGTTTCAAGAATCAATATATGTCTCTccaagaatcgattctttgtGCTTATGTTTCTACCTAGACTTGCAAGAATCAAATTTTTGACTCCCAAGTGTCGATTCTTGGAATTCTagtaacttgttttgaaattctAACTTATAGGAATCAACTTTTTAACCATTGGGAATCAATTCTTGAACTTCCAGAGGCTTGTCTAAGTATTCCATCTTACAAGAATCAACCCTTCCTTACTTGAGATTAACTTGCAGTAGTAATTTAAGGTTCATGTACACCTTGGAATCAATTTCTCTTGTACTAGAATCAATCTTTCAAGCCCAAACTTGGGAAAATCCACATCTTTGGTTTCCTTTCTCACCCACTCTTGCACCATTTTTGCTTGTTGGCTCTTCTTTACTTAGAATCGATGATTGCTGTATGGAGAATCAATTCTGTCAAGCTTGGAATGTTTCAATACTTTCTTTTTGGGTTATTGATTCTCGTTCTTTTCAGTGGCTCTTTAAATTCCTCACTTTTGTGaacctatctttcacttcaaCATCTCAAAAGTGAACATTAGGGAGATCATAAAACTTATTCAAGCAAGTTTAATACTCATACAACTAAATCAATCAAGCTTGTAGTCATTTCAAAAACGAGTGTATGAGAGTTCAATAATTTCAAGAATTATTCAAGCACACTTAAAACTCTTACAACTAAATTGATCAAGCttgtatttcaaaacaagtgtATGAGAGTTCAACTTCAAGAACTAATCAAGGATCACTCAAATAAGTTCAATCaattttgcttattttgtcatttcaaaactattatcattttaaagctcatAAAGCTAACGTATAGAAATATATAGGTTGAATCAGATTCTTTACTTGCTTTACAGAGGATTGCCAACCACAGTTCTAATTTGGATCCAAATGCCCATTTATTAAGAGATATCCAAGAATTGCTTGATTAAGATTGAGACCGTTTTCTCACTCACATTCATCATGAAGCCAATTAGTGTGTCAATTGGATGGTCATTAATTATGAAGACTTCTCTTTGAGGTTGCATATCATTTATTTTCCACCAGTTGGAATTCTTACTTATCTTTTAGTAGAcaatttagtaattttttgaTCTAGAATGATGTAATTTGCTGTTTTATtccatattatataaaaatcaatatgCAATTAGAGTAAAACTTgaatctaaaatttaaaaataccaaaactgGGTCAACTTTCTTGAAGTAAACGCTTACTACTACATTCGGggggaaaaaataaaatcagtGGACGTGCCTTTCGCCCTTAGTAACCCCAATTAGGGGTTTGGAGGTATACTGAAAAAGCTTTTCCAGtcaaattgaaaacaaaaattttggacTTTTTGCTATAGGAAGTCTTCCTGGGTATCCTATCCACCTCCACCCAAACCCCACGGCGACTACAATCTGTATTCTGTCCAAAGAGTCATTGAGTCATCAATGGACCAGTCTAGCTATCTAGTCATCAAATGGGTCATTGGGTTGACTCCTTCAACTGACCTGtagaaatgttgaaattgtattTTGATAACTAAAAGGAAAGCTAAAATATAAATACTGGAAATTATaatgagaaaagaataaagaggCAATAAACCAATAGAAAAATTATGCCTTCATGGGTccacttatttatttatatgctTTTGTCCAAATCAAAGTCCAGAtacatctttttctttctttttgaggGATTTGGAGTCACTGTGGTACCATAGCAATTCAAAAAGTTTTCATTATCAGAAAAACCCCAATTTCCGCCacaaattattattactagtattttttttttatcaatttgtCTTAAACAAACATTAACTAATAAGTGTGTCGCAATCTCAAGACAGACAGTCACATATTCAAACAAGGCTAGGCCAGTCAGAGAAGGAGGATATTAGCAATATAAAACCCGCAAAGCAGTTGGGCAATCTGTTACTCAATTACAAAGTGGGAGTGATAATCTTCTTTTCTATCCATATCCAATTATTCCTTAGAATTTAGATAGAATACGTTTGCTTtccacaaaataaaaataggcAGAGAAAGTGCCaaaaacaaagagagaaaCAAGGAAGAGATAATTGAGAGATCAAAATCAAATGGGTTGCAGTTTCTCCCGCGGATCATCGTCCACAGTAAAGAACATAATCCGAGTGGTTCACCTCAATGGCTATGTAGAAGATTTTGAGTATCCTGTTTCGGTCGGTCAACTCACCGGTAAGCCACCTAAGCAATTCCTGTGCACACCAGCTCAACTCATTTCCGGCTGTTCCCAGGGTCTTCAACCCGACACCATCCTGGAAGCAGGCCgtatctattttcttttaccaTACTCTACGCTACATCCTGATGTTTCTCCTGCGGACTTGGCATCCTTAGCAAGGAAGCTCAGTGCCAAAGCTAAGTCGACCAACTGTAAGGCAAAGTCACCAACATCAAGTCAGTATAGTCATGGGTCAAGCCCACTTTGGAACTCACTCGGTAGGAGTCCTAACCGGCTAAGGGAGTCGGATTCAGGCATGAAATCTCACGGGGCACAAAGCTCCTCCCGCGTGCGGACATGGAGACCCGTCTTGGACACCATCAGAGAAAAGTCATTTAATCGGAGAAGTGAATCAGATTTGCAGGAAACTTAGTTCAAGGCAATGGAATGGTTTTGAATCTCGGGTAGTGATAGTATGATCATTATTGTAAAATTGTAAACGATTGgagatcaaaagaaaaagagtgatATTGTAGCTTAAAGCAGTTGGGAGGATTCTAATATCATGTATTGTTGTAAAGATGACATTTGATGAGCTTTTGTGATTTCTAGTCATTTTCCAATTCTGTTTAGTGTGACTCTAGGCTGTCAATTAAATACAATTAAAATCTTACAATTCTAAGTTGCAAATTCCATCATTAATGaatgttttaaataaaaagttgtTTCATTCATCTTAAAATAACATTTAACAATCCATCAAAAATATGAGAgaacttgaaaaaaatgagTCTCGTGAAAAAGATTTCATACGTCTCTCAAAAGTAAAGTGAATACATTAGAGTATTTGTACCCTGTTTTCTAAACTATCTAACTTTGGAGGGGAATTCAATTTCAAGTTAGTTACAGTATGACACACGTAAGAGGCTTATTCTTCATCATTTAGCTTTGCCAATTAAATTGCAGACTTCAACCTCTTTCTTTGATCTTCATCTAAGTATCCTGGTTGATGCTCCCCCTCAAGATGCAAGTGTATGCTATGAACATGCATCTTGCAAAGTAGCTTATAGAACTACTTCGGTTGTAAAGCCTTAGTAAGCAAGTCTACAACTTGTTCTTCTGTTGAAATATACGCAAGTTCAATGACTTTAACAAGCACCTTTTCTCTTATCAAATGACAGTTCATCTCTATGTGCTTGGTACGCTCACGGAAGATTGGATTTTTACAAAGATGTATTGCTGATTGATTGTCATAATAGAGTTTCACTGCTGTGTCTTGAGTCACTCCAAAATCTACTAAAAGATTCTTTAACCAAACCACTTCACAGCATGTTGAGGCCATTGACCTATACTCTGCCTCAGTAGAACTACGAGCAACCATGATTTGCTTCTTGAATATCTAGTTAACTAAGGAATTACCAAGAAAAATACTATAATCAATAGGCACTATCACAATAGGCAAAAATCTTTAAGTCTGATACTGAGCTCAGTAAAATTCCCTATCTTGAAAAAGCCTTCAAATATCTTAGTATTTTGTGTGTTACAATCAAGCGCTCGTCAATAGGCTTGTGCATAAATTGGGACAACACTTGAACAACATAGGAAATGTCTGGTTTTGTAAAGGTCAAGTATAATAGCTTTTCTATCAATTGCCTATAGCTAGTAAGATCAACTCTTTTATTTGtatcaattttcttcttcagttCATGATTTTAATCTATTGGTGTTGTTAATGGCTTACTACCAAGCAAACTAAACTCTTCCAAAAGATCCAGGACGTATTTTCTTTGACATAATGAAATGCCTTCATGTGATCTTACAACCTCAAGCAccaaaaaatatttcacaGCTCAAATATCCTTGAGTTTATATTGTGATCTCAAGTAAGCCTTAACATCATTTGTTGCTTGATCAAAGGTACTTCCTATTAgtatatcatcaacataaacaaaCAAAGCCATAAAATCACCATTGATAGTATGTAAAGTAAACAAGAAATAATCTGACAATGACTGCTTGAAGCTATATTGCAAAAAAGAAGCAGTAAACTAGAAGTTCTATTACCTTGAAGCTTTCTTGAGACAATACAATGAATTATGTAGCTTACATACCAACTGAGTACCATGTGGTTACTCCCCCTTAACAGAAAGTCTTTTAAACAGAAATATTTTCCATTATCAACCTTAAATCTTGATAAACAAACAATCAAATGATTCAAGGTTCgat from Theobroma cacao cultivar B97-61/B2 chromosome 9, Criollo_cocoa_genome_V2, whole genome shotgun sequence harbors:
- the LOC18589381 gene encoding uncharacterized protein LOC18589381 — its product is MGCSFSRGSSSTVKNIIRVVHLNGYVEDFEYPVSVGQLTGKPPKQFLCTPAQLISGCSQGLQPDTILEAGRIYFLLPYSTLHPDVSPADLASLARKLSAKAKSTNCKAKSPTSSQYSHGSSPLWNSLGRSPNRLRESDSGMKSHGAQSSSRVRTWRPVLDTIREKSFNRRSESDLQET